The following are encoded together in the Mycteria americana isolate JAX WOST 10 ecotype Jacksonville Zoo and Gardens chromosome 2, USCA_MyAme_1.0, whole genome shotgun sequence genome:
- the EVX1 gene encoding homeobox even-skipped homolog protein 1, with product METRKEVVMFLEGTQLGALVGKRVPNLSEAVGSPAPEPQEKMIHRNCLSPRPGPLSSRERGGGGGGGGGGEDEEEVEVLPGTGTVPESRSAAAALLSAGQQPPAPEPPASKGQQSSSDTESDFYEEIEVSCTPDCATGSAEYQHSKGPCSEALAGSPSGGGDHPKGSGGSGGSQGSLACSASDQMRRYRTAFTREQIARLEKEFYRENYVSRPRRCELAAALNLPETTIKVWFQNRRMKDKRQRLAMTWPHPADPAFYTYMMSHAAATGNLPYPFPSHLPLPYYSHMGIGATSASAATPFSTPLRPLDTFRVLSHPYPRPELLCAFRHPSLYPAPTHGLSSAGGNPCSCLACHGGQSNGLAQRPSGSDFTCSATTRTDSFLTFTPSVLSKATSVSMDQREEVPLTR from the exons ATGGAAACCAGGAAGGAGGTGGTGATGTTTCTGGAAGGGACACAACTTGGCGCTCTAGTTGGCAAGAGGGTGCCTAATTTGTCCGAAGCAGTGGGGAGCCCGGCTCCGGAGCCGCAGGAGAAGATGATCCATCGGAACTGCCTCAGCCCCAGACCTGGCCCCTTGTCGTCccgggagagaggaggaggaggaggaggaggtggcggagGAGAAGacgaggaggaggtggaggtgctgCCAGGGACAGGGACGGTGCCGGAGAGCCGCTCGGCGGCGGCAGCACTGCTTTCGGCCGGacagcagccccccgccccggagccccccgccagcaaagggcagcagagcagctcggACACCGAGTCGGATTTCTATGAGGAAATCGAGGTGAGCTGCACCCCGGACTGCGCCACGGGGAGCGCCGAGTACCAGCACAGCAAAG GGCCGTGCTCCGAGGCGCTGGCCGGCAGCCCCAGCGGCGGGGGGGATCACCCCAAGGGCAGCGGAGGCAGCGGCGGCTCCCAGGGCTCGCTGGCCTGCAGCGCCAGCGACCAGATGCGCCGCTACCGCACCGCCTTCACCCGCGAGCAGATCGCCCGGCTGGAGAAGGAGTTTTACCGGGAGAACTACGTGTCCAGGCCCCGGAGATGTGAGCTGGCGGCTGCTCTAAATCTGCCAGAAACCACCATCAAG gttTGGTTCCAGAACCGCAGGATGAAGGACAAGCGGCAGCGCCTGGCCATGACCTGGCCTCACCCGGCCGACCCGGCGTTTTATACCTACATGATGAGCCACGCGGCGGCCACCGGCAATTTGCCCTACCCCTTCCCGTCCCACCTGCCCCTGCCCTACTACTCCCACATGGGCATCGGCGCCACGTCGGCTTCGGCCGCCACTCCCTTCAGTACCCCCCTGAGGCCGCTGGACACCTTCAGGGTCCTCTCCCACCCCTACCCGCGACCAGAACTGCTGTGCGCCTTCAGGCATCCCTCTCTCTACCCTGCCCCGACTCATGGACTCAGCAGCGCCGGGGGCaacccctgctcctgcctggcttgCCACGGCGGCCAGTCCAACGGGCTGGCGCAGAGACCCTCCGGATCAGACTTTACCTGTTCGGCCACAACCAGGACTGACTCCTTCCTCACTTTCACGCCCTCTGTGCTGAGCAAAGCCACCTCAGTTTCCATGGACCAGCGAGAAGAAGTACCTTTAACGAGATAA